Proteins encoded in a region of the Rutidosis leptorrhynchoides isolate AG116_Rl617_1_P2 chromosome 9, CSIRO_AGI_Rlap_v1, whole genome shotgun sequence genome:
- the LOC139867734 gene encoding uncharacterized protein produces the protein MPKRSTGETPFSLVYGTEAVIPAEIRVPTHRVLAFDVENNSSALRENFNLLEERRIMSAIRQEDAKQRMEKYYNKRVKYMQFKEGDLVLRDNEASRQAKQGKLGARWEGSYKTYKHILTDHIPLQRPPVRKCSEHGMQWVPNSFSNI, from the coding sequence atgccaaagcggagcacgggTGAAACACCATTTAGCTTGGTATACGGTACTGAAGCAGTGATACCAGCTGAAATCCGTGTACCAACACATAGGGTTTTGGCGTTCGATGTTGAAAACAATTCATCCGCTTTGCGTGAAAATTTTAACTTGTTAGAAGAAAGGCGTATCATGTCCGCTATCCGCCAAGAGGATGCTAAGCAGCGAATGGAAAAATATTACAATAAACGGGTTAAGTATATGCAATTCAAAGAAGGAGATTTGGTGTTAAGGGACAATGAAGCAAGCAGACAAGCAAAGCAAGGGAAGCTGGGGGCACGATGGGAAGGGTCATACAAGACATACAAGCACATCCTAACGGATCATATACCCTTGCAGCGCCCTCCGGTGAGGAAATGCAGCGAACATGGAATGCAATGGGTCCCGAATTCTTTTTCAAATATTTGA